In the genome of Paenibacillus pabuli, the window CGTATATAAATAAATGCCCAGGAAGATCGCTTCAAAAAAGAACGCGAATACTTCCATAAATAACGGAAGTGCAATGACATTCCCTGCCAGTTTCATAAAATTCGGCCACACCAGGGCCAGCTGCAGTGAAATCGCTGTACCGGTCACTACACCAACCGCCACAGAAATGACAAAACCTCGTGACCACCTCTTCGCCATCAGTGTGTAATGGGGGTCCTTCTTGCGAATCCCCATGAACTCTGCAATAGCGATCATTAGGGGTACACCAACGCCAAGCGTTGCAAAAATAGCGTGGAATCCCAGCGTCATGCCTGTCACCAGCTTGCTCCACATTACCGTATCGATTGCCATTCTTTACTGTCTCTCCTTTCAAACTCTGTTCGATTTTGTAATGACTTAAATCTTTTCATTATTAGTTCAGTCAGCTCTCGGACTATGTTCAATATCAGGTTTAGAGAAGCCCCGCCGGATAAGTCTAAAATGTGTCTATAAAACGTCTCTCCATCGTTGTATGTACAAAGAGAATTTTTTCACAAAGTAAGAGACGAAGGAAGCTTTACCACTCCATCATGTGTATTACTACACATAGTTACTGGACTGAGCATGGGTTGGTGAGCTATGTTTTACCTGATACTGAAAGGCCAAAGTACTTAACGGGACCTAATAGTTAAAATTATTATATCTTTGTGAATTAGCAATTCAATCGCTGACACGTCTTCGTCCCTAAATGTTCAAGAAAGGATCAACTCTTTCTGACAACTCGGTGAAAAGCATAAAAAGTACCCAAAGGAGCTATTGATTCTATGGACACAACCGTGGTATTACGATTTTCAATTCCAATATGTATACAAGTTGTTCGAGAAAACCATTCGCGGTTGCTTGAATTCTTAGTAGCAACTTACAAATAAAACAAAAGAAGTCGCTCGTATAGCGACTTCTCGACTTCTTTTGTTCATAAAGTCTTGCAATGCTTCAATTCTTTTGCTGTACAGTTCCCTCCAGCCATTGCTGCAAGGGAATATCCTTGGTCAACTCACCGAGCAGAATGTGACTGAATATGCCTTTTTGATCGATAATCATGGTCGCAGGCAGCCCGGTGATGCGATACAGGCCGGAGACCTTTCCGGTCACATCAATGATAACAGGAAACTCGAACTGCTGTTTCTCCATAAATTCATGAATGGTGCCCTTCGCTTCCCCCACATTGACAAACAGGGTCTCTACGTCATTTTGATATGTCTGAGCGATCTGATTAATCATTGGCATTTCCCTCACACAGGGGGTGCACCATGAAGCCCAGAAGTTTATCATGACAACTTTGCCCTGATAATCGGAGAGCTTGACCTGTTGTCCGGCTGAATTAACCGCAGTGAATTCGGGAGCGATTGCACCAGCTTCAATGGCACCGTTTTTTTGGGGCTTGGAGGATGAAGTCCCCTGATAAATGGTCCACGCAGCGACCAGCACAGCAGCCATTCCAATCAGGATTGTGATTAAACGTCTCATTTTCGGATTCTTTTCACCCATTCGATTCACCTTCATTTCAACCCGAGACTATGATGAAAAGCAGCATGAAGCGACCCGAATTGTTGACGAAACTCCTCAGTAGAGTCATCTCCCACATTACGTCCTTTGTTCATAAAAACAATATGATCGGCAACATCATCTGCAATCTCTAGCTGGTGGGTGGAGAATACGACCATGTGTCCCTCCTCCTTGATCTGTTTTATCAGGTTTGCAAATTCCTGCATCCAGAAGGGGTCCAGTCCATTCGTCGGCTCATCCATGATCAGCAGCGGAGGCTTGGCCAACAGAGCCTGGGCAAATAAAACACGCTGCCGCATGCCTTTGGAAAAGGTCGTGACCCGTTTGTTTTTTTGATCCACCAGGCCTACCAGGGTTAGCACTTCCGCTACTCGTGCTTTGGGAACTTTTCTTAGTGCCGCCCAGAATTGGAGCACTTCCTCTGCTGTCAGACCCTGATTAAAATGATAATCATCCGGCATATATCCGATCTGTTCCGAATACCGCTTTCGTTCTTTGGACCAGCGCATTTTGTTTACAATAATTTCACCCGATGTAGGTTGAAGAATACCTGCCATCATACGCAGCACAGTGCTCTTTCCAGCCCCATTTCCACCGCATAAGGCAAGCACATGGCCAGAAGAAACATGAAAGGATATATCTTCAACAATCTGTTGTTTTTTTATGGATTTGCACAGTCCAACAATCTCTGCTTCCACGTTATCCATGAGAACGCCCCCTCTCCCAGATCCCGTAGACTGCCACGATGGAACATGCAATCCACAGCAGGCATATCCCCATAAAGATCAAGCTCCCGCTGGATGGCTGCACCCAATCTACCCACTGATAATATTCAGGACCCAGTATGGAGCCCCCGCCAAGTTTGATCACAACAAACAAACGTACCAGCTCAGCCGGATTGATGAAAGTTAGAAAGGTGAGTAAGGGTTTTACCCACTGATACGGCATGAGTCCCAGTACGGAGATTAGAAGCGTCGGCCAGCCGATCACAGCGAAAAACCAAACGGATACGGATATCGTTAATGCTTGCCACCGATTTTTGGATAACGAACCGATGAACAATGCAATCGTCAGAAATAGCAGCACCAGTCCGCAGGAGAATACCAGAAACAAAAGGTACGTCATCATATCTAAAGGGCTGCCCATCCATCCGCTAAGAAGTCCCATCAGACCATATCCAAATGTAACTATAGTCATTAATACAACCGACAGCCCCAGATATTTTCCTACGATAAAAGACATCGTGCCGATGGGGTATGTAGATAACAATTGCCAGCTGCCCTCTTCTTTTTCAGAAGTCAAAGAAAAGGACCCTAGGAAGAGAGTCATCAGCGGCAAAAGATAAAGAATAAGATTTAACATGGAACCTGTCGTGCCAGAATATCCTGCTACAAAATTCTGAGAGTTAATGATCAGCAAACTCAGGCTAAATACGCAGAAAAGAATCAAAAATGAATAGGCCCAGGGATTGCGAAATCCCATTTTCATTTCTCGTCGAACGACTTGCAACATATCTCCCATCATGGATCACCATCTTCATTGGCCATTACTTATGCCCTGAATCTTCCGTTGATTCGCTTTCCTCATGTGTTCCTTCATGCATGCCTTCACCCATTCCCTCTTCGGAGTGCCCATGCTCACCCATCATATCCATCATCTCGGTGTTTTGTTTCCAGTCGTGGGTGGCGAGGTCTTCAGCGGTCATGATCGTTCCCACACCCTGCTCGGCAACAAAAGCTTCGGCAGATTGTTTGTCCTTAAAATTGAGGATGCCATACGCCATGGGTGTACGAAGTGAAGCATCATATACATAAGTGGCTTTGCTGTACTCAATCCATTCCTTGTCATTATAGTCACGAACAAAATCCATCCCGATGTTATCTGTTCCGTTCTCTTCTTTCCACTGGTGCATACAACCAATGTCATCAAATTTATAATTTTTACCGTCTTTCGTCGTAAGCTGCGTGGCATAGGCATCATCTTTTACCTGCATTTTGCATATGGCACAGATATCCACGTCTTCATTAATAGGTAATGCCTCGTAATTTTTGCCGCAAGCGGTTAATAACAGCACCCCAAAGAGAAGCACCATGACTGTTCTCAAATGTGTTTTCATTTTCGTAATACCCCCGTATAGATCATAATAAAAGTGGCCATGCCCAGCAGGATACATCCGATGATCCAAACCTCAGTTGTCTCTTTCACCGATTGTGCACCTGTTTCCGCCGTCAGTGATTCCGCTTTCATGCTCATTAACGGCGATCTGTCGGTTGTCCACTCTTCCTTGCCTTCCGTAAACAAATTGCTCATGAAGAGCATGCCTGGAGATTGAAAGAAAAGCTGATAAGCCGAATTCCGATTGACCACTTGCTCATAAAAAGGATTAATCTCATAGGAGAGTTCACTGATTCCATCATCGTTCAGGTCAAGACCCTGAAAGGAATCCCAGTAGTTCTCCTTCATCTCATTGTTTTGGCTGTCCATCGCCGAAGCTTCAATCACATTCGAAACAAATTGGTTTCTGGTAAACTGGTTGTCCTCTGCCAGAACGAGCTGGATACCAATAAAATTGCGAAGCACCGCATTGCCGCGAATTTCATTTCCCGAGGATTCGGCAATGTTCATGCCAACCCGATTACCTTCCACCACATTGTTTTGAATCCTGGACAGCTGTACGTCATACAACAAAATCCCTTGTGAGTGCACATTTTCGCTCTGTTTACGAAAGGAATTTCCGGATACAACCGTATTTTTGACGCCCATGACCATGGCCCCGGTACTGTTGTTCTCCCCCACATTGTCCACGACAGAAGAACCATCGATATACATGCAATGAATGCCGTACCTGTTATGCAGCAGCGTGTTACCCTTAACCGTAAGATTGCGACTGTTCTCCAGATAGATGCCGTCCCGCATGCCGGTCATTTGGTTGTCTTCGATCTGGGTACGATGGGAATTGTACAGATCAATGCCATTCCCCTTCTGACCACTGGAAGCAGACTTCGGTCCAGCCCATGAAATGGTATTGCTATGTATGAGCCCATCGACAGAACCCCGCAGCACAATTCCGAAACTTTGACTCTGAATATCTAGGCCCGTAATCTCAACATGATCTCCTTCAACCTGAATCGCTGCAGTGGGTTCGTTCGTTAAATGTTGAACCGTGAAACCCTGCAATGTCACTCCATCTGAACGAATGGTGATCGTGGATTCAGCATCCGTATTTAATACCGTTACGGATGAGTCCCCTCGAATGGATATACTCTTGTCTATACTTACGGGACCAGCATACATACCAGGCTCCAGCACGAGCACTTCTCCAGATTCAGAACCATCAATGAATGGCTGGAGTGGGATAGCATCTTTGATTTCAGGAGCAGCCTTTGCAGTGTCAAGCGGGTAAGATAGCGGGATCGCCAGTATCCCTATAAGCAGCAACATACCCAGGACAATCCGTCCGTTTAACATCATAACCTCCTTCATGAACATACTGCTCATAGTGTACATAAAAACAAATTTTTACCATATAGCTCAAATTGGCTATAGAGCTGGACGTTTTGTGTCCAATTTGTGAGGTCAATGTAGTTAAAAGCAAAACGAATGACATCCCACTACACACAAGAACCCCAGGAATATAGTAAAAAAGCTTATTACAGACGATTGTGGTCTGTAATAAGCCCTTGTTCCAGTGCATAACGTGTCAGTTGAACGCGATTTTGAACCTGCAGTTTCTGCAAAATATTTTTCAAATGATTTTTGACGGTATACTCTGAGATCGTATAATTCGCAGCGATTTCTTTGTTGGTCCACCCTGCAGCCACACCATAGAGAATATCCTTTTCTCTTGTGGTTAATGGGACATCAGGCTCTTTTTTCTCCGTTAGTGAGACGTCCTTCAGAATTTGGTACGCAACCTCGCGGCTCAAAGGAGCTTCTTCTGTAACAATAGAATGAAGATATTCCAGCCACATGGATGGTTCAAGGTTTTTGAGAAGATAGCCCTGAGCTCCCCGCTTCAACGCTTCCAGAAGGTGGAGTACATCATCCGAGACAGTAATCATGACTATCTTCACATAAGGAAAGGCCAATTTGATCCGTTGTGTTGCTTCGAGACCGTTCATCACCGGCATCTGAATGTCCATAAGGATCAGATCGGGAAGCCACTGTTCTGTATAATCAATCGCCTGTTGACCGTCCGATACGACGCCAATTACTTCGAAGCCGGAATCCATGGATAAAATCTCACATATGGCTTCCCTCGCATGAGCGTGATCGTCTACAACAAGAACACGAGTATGGCTCATAACATCTCACCATCCTTTGAAAATTCGACAACAGTAAACTGCTGCTCCCTTCGGAATTGCATGGTAAAGTTCAGTTCATTCATCCGCTCTCTCATAATTTTCAGTCCATATCGATCCTTTCGTTCAAAGGGATTCATCTCAAATCCTTTTCCATTATCTCGAATCGTGATATTCCAGCACTTTTTGTCTCCGTTTCCCTGAATCCATGCTTGGGAAGCAGATGCGTGTTTTTGAATATTAAAAAGAGATTCCCGAATACAAGCGAGCATTTCTACCTTCTCTTTGTCAGTAAATGTATCATCCGGGATGGCCCAATCCAATTCAATTCGGACAGGGATATCTTTGGCAATTCTTCGAATTTGACCAAGCAGTGTGCCCGATTCGTTCATAGCCAAGGCTTGAGCTTGATCAACGTAAGGATCATAACGCAAATCTGCAATGGCCTGACGCACATAACGATTGACTTCATGAACCGTTTTTTTGATCGAATACAAATCGTCCAGCTGTTGATCCTGTTTGGCTTGCTCCTCCAGACGTCCAACTTTCACCGATAATAAAAAAAGAGATTGGGCGATTCCATCATGAAGTTCCTTGGCCATCTTTTCGCGAGATTCAAATGCGGCTTTGGCTTCACGCTCTTGCTCCAGTTCTTTTTGAATACGTTCCAACATGAGAAACAGCCTTGTTAACAACGTTATACTCACAACATATACAATGACAGGCGTAAGCCAGTTGCCCAAATCCATCGATATATAGGGGAGTAGAAACTGATGCCTTACATATTCCCAGAGTCCAACAGTTAAGGTAGGAATGAGCAAGATCATCCATTTGATTTGTTTGTAAGACATATGCTCCTCCTACACATTAAGATAAGATTCAGTGTGGCAAACGAAGAATATAACCGAACCCCCACAGGGTTTGAATCAGATCTTCCCGATTCGGCATATGCTCGGATAATTTGTCACGCAGTCGTTTCACATGGGTATCTACAGTTCGATAATCCAGATCTTCATCATGCTCTACTTTCCAAACAATTCTCAGCAACTCCTGCCTGGAGAAGGCTATTTCCGTGTGTGTCGCCAGATGATAAAGCAAATCAAATTCTTTGGGAGTCATATGAATTTCCAAATCTTCTATTGTGACCTTTCGTGACGCTGGATTGATTAAAATGGAGGCAATCAGTACCTCGCTCGCTGAATGATCTTTTGGCGGAGGATCAACCAATCCGTTATAACGAGCCATTATGGTTTTGATACGGAGAACAACTTCCCTCGGACTAAATGGTTTCATGACAAAGTCATCGGCCCCGGCTTTGAAAGCTTCAAGCCGGTTCCCTTCTTCTGACTTGGCTGTCAGAAACATGACGGGTATGCTTAAGTTTGTTCGAAGATACTGGCATATTTCAATCCCCTTGATATCAGGGAGAATCCAATCAAGAATGATCAAGGCATAAGAACCGTGATGAAGCTGCCCAAGCGCTTCCCAACCCAGCGAAGCCTCTTCTACGATAAATTGTTCTTTCTCTAAGTACTTTCGAAGAAGTCTTCGGACCCGTTTATCATCATCTACAATCAATATTCTATTTTGCTGCAGGGTCCCGTTCATGGCTTACCTCCAATCTTTGCGATATGTAATCAGCATAACCTTCAACGTACTCAAAAGGCATGACTCCATAGAGCCATGCCTCTAATAATCTATCTCTGAATTGTAGACAATCTATGAACGATTATGTTCAGGCTTATCTCAATGTCCTTTCCCCATTTCTCCATGCACCAAATAGCTTGACTTCGAATATGGATATCTACTAAGCCCCCGTTTTTTTCAACCCAGTCATAGAGCCCATTCATCAGGTTTTTTCACAAAATCGATACGGATTAGCATTTGACAAAGCTATATATTGATATAAAATTAAAAATGTAATCTATATATAGTGTTTCTTTTTGATCACCTTTCATTTGTCAAGGAGGATATGATAGTGCTAATTGTGTATGATTCTATAACCGGAAATGTTAAGAGGTTTATTTCCAAGCTTCAACTGCCGGCAGTTCAGATTCAAAATCAAATGACGATTGATGAACCATACGTACTTGTGACATATACAACAGGTTTTGGACAGATACCTGATAAGGTGTCTTCTTTTTTGCAAAAAAACTCTCAATACCTGATTGGCGTGGCCGCCAGCGGTAACCGTAACTGGGGTGAGCGTTTTGCCAAAAGTGCTGATTTGATATCTGCATCGTATAACGTCCCGGTGATTAGTAAATTTGAATTATCGGGTTCCAAACGAGATGTGGAGTATTTTGAACAGGAGGTGAACCGCATTGCGTCATATTGAATTGAATAACATGCTGCTAAAGCGCGACTCTGATGGCTTCTTCCAGTTACATAAGGATAAAGAGGCTGTAGAGGAGTTTATGAAAGAAATCAAAAATAAAAGTATGGCGTTCGCCAACATTGATGATCAAGTCCAATTCATGATTGATCATGATTATTACGAGGATTTCTATGCTTCCTATACAGCTGACCAAGTTAGAACCGTATTTGAAATTACACGTGGCTATCAATATCACTTTCCTTCCTATATGGCAGCGTCCAAGTTCTATACTGATTATGCATTGAGAACATATGACCGTACGACATATCTTGAGCAATATGCGGATCGGGTCGCAGCCGTAGCTCTTCACTTGGGTCAAGGAGACTTTGATACGGCTTGTTTGCTGTCTCGTTCGATGATGGAACAGCGTCTTCAACCCGCAACCCCGACATTTCTGAATGCGGGAAAAAGTCGGCGCGGTGAACTGGTTTCCTGCTTCCTGCTTGAAATGGACGATTCACTGAACTCCATAAACTATGTACTAAACACTTGCATGCAGTTATCCAAAATCGGTGGTGGAGTGGCTGTCAATCTGTCGAAGTTGCGTGCTCGTGGCGAAGTCATTAAAGGTGTCGAAGGGGCTGCTAAAGGAATTACACCGGTTCTCAAGCTGATGGAAGATGGCTTCTCCTACGCTGATCAGATGGGACAACGTAAGGGCTCTGGCGCAGCATACTATAATATTTTTGGTTGGGACGTTATGGAACTGCTGGATAGCAAAAAGATTAATGCGGACGAGAAAATCCGGCTGAAAACTCTCTCCATCGGACTTATTGTCCCTAATCGTTTCTATAAGCTGGCTCAAGATAATGAGCCCCTGTACCTCTTCGCACCTTATAGTGTCTATAAAACGTATGGAACACATTTGGATGATATGGATCTGGATGTCATGTATGATACGTTGCTGGCTGACGACCGTGTGAAGAAGAAAAAATCGCTCAGCGCTCGGGATATGCTGACCAAAATAGCGATGACTCAGCTTGAATCCGGCTATCCCTACATCATTAATAAAACCAATGCCAATCAAGCACATGCCTTGAAAAACGTAGGACAAGTCAAAATGTCCAACCTTTGCACAGAGATCTTTCAACTCCAGGAAACTTCTGAGATTACAGACTATGGTCAACCGGATATTATCCGTAAAGATATTAGCTGCAACTTGGCCTCCCTCAATATTGTTAATGTTATGGAGAGTGGCAAGATCAAGGAATCCGTTCATGAGGGCATGATCGCACTGACCGCCGTCAGCGACATGACACATGTTGCCAATGCTCCCGGTGTGGCCAAAGCCAATTCCGAAATGCATTCTGTGGGCTTGGGTGCCATGAATCTGCACGGTTACTTGGCCAAAAACAGGATTGCTTACGAGAGCCCGGAAGCCAAGGATTTTGTACGCACCTTCTTTATGACCATGAATTATCACTCCTTGGAGAAAAGTATGGAGTTTGCAGTACAGACGGGGCAGCGGTTCTATGGATTTGAGCAATCGGATTATGCAACTGGCGTATATTTTGATCGTTATGTAACCACAGATTACCGTCCTAACACATCGAAAGTACAAGAACTGTTTAACGGAATTGATGTTCCGTCGCCCGAGGATTGGAAGCTGCTTAAATCTAAAGTGATGGAAAATGGCCTCTATCATGCTTATCGGATGGCAATTGCTCCAACGGCCAGCATCTCTTATATCCAAAACGCAACATCCAGTGTAATGCCCATCGTGGAACAAATTGAGACACGGACCTATGCCAATTCAACCACGTATTATCCAATGCCCTATCTGCAAAAGGACAACGTCTTCTATTACAAATCGGCGTATCAAATGGATCAATTCAAGGTGATTGATTTGATTGCAGAGATTCAGCCGCATGTAGACCAAGGCATCTCCACCATTCTTCATGTAAACAGTGATGTATCCACGCGAGAGTTGGCACGATGCTACCTGTATGCTGCTCATAAAGGGTTGAAATCTCTGTATTATACAAGAACCAACAAGCTGACGATGGAAGAATGCATTGCTTGTTCAATATAAACATATCCCCTTTTGGGTATTACGATTGGAGTTTGATATACCATGCCGGCAATACAAGCTGTGAACTGGAATCGAGCAGATGATGATTTCACCCTGATGTTCTGGAATCAGAATATTATGCAATTTTGGACCGATGACGAAATTCCTTTATCCGATGATAAAATGACATGGAGCATGCTCAGTGATATAGAGAAAGACGCTTATATGAAAGTTTTGGGAGGTCTAACCCTTCTGGATACCATTCAGGGCGGTGTAGGTATGCCGCAGATTATGGAGCATGTCGATGGACTGCAGCGCAAGGCCGTCCTTAGTTTTATGGCGATGATGGAACAAATTCATGCGAAATCATACAGCAGTATTTTTACCACGTTGGCATCCACCGAAGAAATTGACAGTGTATTCAAATGGGTTGAAGAAAATCCATATCTGCAAACCAAAGCGACGATTATACGTCAGTATTACATGAATATTGAAACTTCAAAAGATCTTTATATGGCAATGGCTGCCTCTGTTCTTTTGGAAAGTTATTTGTTTTACAGCGGTTTCTTCTATCCACTCTATTTAGCTGGACAAGGTAAACTCACCTGCAGTGGTGAGATCATTGATCTGATTCTGCGGGATGAAAGTATACATGGTGTATATGTGGGTGTGTTAGCCCAGGAAATATACGCAAGCTTTGATGAAACGCAGCGGAACGATGTGTATCAAGGTTTGGTTGATCTAGTACAGCTTCTTCATCAAAATGAGTTGCAATATACGCAGGAATTATATACGCCTATTCATTTGACTGAAGAAGTGGAAACCTTCCTTCGTTATAACGCTAACAAAGCGATGATGAACCTCGGGTTTGAGCCATTATTTGAAGACGAGGAGGTTAATCCGATTGTGTTAAACGGGATCAGTACACATACGAAGCAGCATGACTTTTTCTCCAAGAAAGGCAATGGCTATATTCGCACATTGAATGTGGAACCCCTGACGGATGAGGATTTCAAGTTTGAATAAATCGTAAAGAATCAGAATAAGGCTAAGTTGTAGCCTATGAATATAACTAAAGAAGGCTGCTCCTCCCAGAGGAATAGCCTTCTTTAGTTACTTTTCGAGCAATGAAATTAGTCTTTGCAGCAGAACAGGCTCTTCCTTGCGGAATTGCTCCAACCAAAGTCTTACCTTCGCAAACACACCCTTGTCTTCACGAATTTCATGACGAATATATTGATCTCTTAGCTTCATTGCCCTGGTTGTAATATCCTGATAACCTTTCACAAGTTCTTCGTCGTAAGGGATTATCCCTTCATCTATCAAGTAGGCAATCCGTTCACTCATCATTTTTTTGTGCTCCCAGAGTACATGAAGATGCCTCACATCGTTACGGTCACCCAGCCGGGGATCATTGCTCTCTACGGCATCATAGTACATTTGCAAATAGTCATAGACGTTAATGCCAAAAGCCTGTTCTTCGTCAGGATTGTAATTGATGCGATTCAGATGGGTCTCTCCGTTCAGATAGTCGTGCAGCTGGTCGAGCGCTACAATTCGATCAAAAGGATACGGGGAATGCGGTTCGTATTTGTAAAAATACGTATGATGATCCGCGGTGAGTCCCTCTCTTAACAGATGTCTCATGGAATGGACAGCATCCAGGAAGTCTGTGAACGAAATCTGTACATTGCGGTAAACGCCTGTATGGTCGAACATGGAAGCATCAAAAACACGTTTATCCCAATCGAAACCGTATAGAAAAAGATGATGAGGAAAAGGTTCTTGCTGATAAGCCGCCGCTGGCGGCAGCTGAGCTTCATCCAAAAACACAACGCAATAATAACCGCTGCGAATCTGATCTGCGAAAAATTGAGGCCAGGCGTCCAGCGCCAAGTGCTCCAGAATCGTATAATTCACAGAGCATGTGAGTAGAAATGGATTATTGAAATTCAGTTCGTTGGGTTTGCCCCGGAAAAAATCGATATAAAACTGTCTGCCATCCTCCAGAAAGGTTTTCTTGCAGGACAACTGAATGAAATTGCTGTAATACCAAGGAATCGTTTCCTCATGCGCACTGGTAATTGAAAGTGTGTAAGCCCAGCGCAAAAATCCTTTAAGCGGCGGATTTAACACGGGCAGTTGAACAGCATTCATTCTTTTTCCCCCTTAACTGCTTGCACTGCTATATCCCTTCACAGCCTGTTTCCAGAGAAATCGTATCATTGTGAAAAGTATGAGCGAACCAACCA includes:
- a CDS encoding redoxin domain-containing protein, encoding MRRLITILIGMAAVLVAAWTIYQGTSSSKPQKNGAIEAGAIAPEFTAVNSAGQQVKLSDYQGKVVMINFWASWCTPCVREMPMINQIAQTYQNDVETLFVNVGEAKGTIHEFMEKQQFEFPVIIDVTGKVSGLYRITGLPATMIIDQKGIFSHILLGELTKDIPLQQWLEGTVQQKN
- the ccmA gene encoding heme ABC exporter ATP-binding protein CcmA, which translates into the protein MDNVEAEIVGLCKSIKKQQIVEDISFHVSSGHVLALCGGNGAGKSTVLRMMAGILQPTSGEIIVNKMRWSKERKRYSEQIGYMPDDYHFNQGLTAEEVLQFWAALRKVPKARVAEVLTLVGLVDQKNKRVTTFSKGMRQRVLFAQALLAKPPLLIMDEPTNGLDPFWMQEFANLIKQIKEEGHMVVFSTHQLEIADDVADHIVFMNKGRNVGDDSTEEFRQQFGSLHAAFHHSLGLK
- a CDS encoding ABC transporter permease, which translates into the protein MGDMLQVVRREMKMGFRNPWAYSFLILFCVFSLSLLIINSQNFVAGYSGTTGSMLNLILYLLPLMTLFLGSFSLTSEKEEGSWQLLSTYPIGTMSFIVGKYLGLSVVLMTIVTFGYGLMGLLSGWMGSPLDMMTYLLFLVFSCGLVLLFLTIALFIGSLSKNRWQALTISVSVWFFAVIGWPTLLISVLGLMPYQWVKPLLTFLTFINPAELVRLFVVIKLGGGSILGPEYYQWVDWVQPSSGSLIFMGICLLWIACSIVAVYGIWERGRSHG
- a CDS encoding nitrous oxide reductase accessory protein NosL, with translation MKTHLRTVMVLLFGVLLLTACGKNYEALPINEDVDICAICKMQVKDDAYATQLTTKDGKNYKFDDIGCMHQWKEENGTDNIGMDFVRDYNDKEWIEYSKATYVYDASLRTPMAYGILNFKDKQSAEAFVAEQGVGTIMTAEDLATHDWKQNTEMMDMMGEHGHSEEGMGEGMHEGTHEESESTEDSGHK
- a CDS encoding NosD domain-containing protein, which translates into the protein MMLNGRIVLGMLLLIGILAIPLSYPLDTAKAAPEIKDAIPLQPFIDGSESGEVLVLEPGMYAGPVSIDKSISIRGDSSVTVLNTDAESTITIRSDGVTLQGFTVQHLTNEPTAAIQVEGDHVEITGLDIQSQSFGIVLRGSVDGLIHSNTISWAGPKSASSGQKGNGIDLYNSHRTQIEDNQMTGMRDGIYLENSRNLTVKGNTLLHNRYGIHCMYIDGSSVVDNVGENNSTGAMVMGVKNTVVSGNSFRKQSENVHSQGILLYDVQLSRIQNNVVEGNRVGMNIAESSGNEIRGNAVLRNFIGIQLVLAEDNQFTRNQFVSNVIEASAMDSQNNEMKENYWDSFQGLDLNDDGISELSYEINPFYEQVVNRNSAYQLFFQSPGMLFMSNLFTEGKEEWTTDRSPLMSMKAESLTAETGAQSVKETTEVWIIGCILLGMATFIMIYTGVLRK
- a CDS encoding response regulator encodes the protein MSHTRVLVVDDHAHAREAICEILSMDSGFEVIGVVSDGQQAIDYTEQWLPDLILMDIQMPVMNGLEATQRIKLAFPYVKIVMITVSDDVLHLLEALKRGAQGYLLKNLEPSMWLEYLHSIVTEEAPLSREVAYQILKDVSLTEKKEPDVPLTTREKDILYGVAAGWTNKEIAANYTISEYTVKNHLKNILQKLQVQNRVQLTRYALEQGLITDHNRL
- a CDS encoding sensor histidine kinase gives rise to the protein MSYKQIKWMILLIPTLTVGLWEYVRHQFLLPYISMDLGNWLTPVIVYVVSITLLTRLFLMLERIQKELEQEREAKAAFESREKMAKELHDGIAQSLFLLSVKVGRLEEQAKQDQQLDDLYSIKKTVHEVNRYVRQAIADLRYDPYVDQAQALAMNESGTLLGQIRRIAKDIPVRIELDWAIPDDTFTDKEKVEMLACIRESLFNIQKHASASQAWIQGNGDKKCWNITIRDNGKGFEMNPFERKDRYGLKIMRERMNELNFTMQFRREQQFTVVEFSKDGEML
- a CDS encoding response regulator transcription factor; this translates as MNGTLQQNRILIVDDDKRVRRLLRKYLEKEQFIVEEASLGWEALGQLHHGSYALIILDWILPDIKGIEICQYLRTNLSIPVMFLTAKSEEGNRLEAFKAGADDFVMKPFSPREVVLRIKTIMARYNGLVDPPPKDHSASEVLIASILINPASRKVTIEDLEIHMTPKEFDLLYHLATHTEIAFSRQELLRIVWKVEHDEDLDYRTVDTHVKRLRDKLSEHMPNREDLIQTLWGFGYILRLPH
- the nrdI gene encoding class Ib ribonucleoside-diphosphate reductase assembly flavoprotein NrdI — encoded protein: MLIVYDSITGNVKRFISKLQLPAVQIQNQMTIDEPYVLVTYTTGFGQIPDKVSSFLQKNSQYLIGVAASGNRNWGERFAKSADLISASYNVPVISKFELSGSKRDVEYFEQEVNRIASY